CAAATTTTTTTAAGACCACACCTTCTTGTGTGATCTCGCTTGAACTAACCAAATTCACATCCATCAGGAATACACTTTTCGTCAAAGCTTCCAAAAACTGAGAAACCTCAAAGTCGCTTAATGCTAGACCTTGAACATTCACTTTATCCGGATTTACCTGAATACGTGTTAACCACGCCTTTTCCGGGATAACTGTTTGCAATAGATCCAAGACGCGAATTTCGCGTTGGCGATCCTTAGCGATTTTTTCTAAGGCAGAAATACGGGCTTCAATCAAAGCCTCGTCTTCTTTAAACTTTTTAATTTCAGCCACTGAAGCCGCTTGTCTAGAGTTGTAGTTTTGCAACTCTGCTAGCATCTGTTGCTTAGCATTCAATTCAGCAATTTTAGCTGGGACGTTTTGGTTTTCATAAATGAAAAAGCCCAAGGGACCCATCAATATGACGATCAAACGCTTCAGAGCCTCTTTTCTTACTTCATCAGGCGCTAAAAATGTGTCTGAAGAAATACCAAGGTTAGCACTTATGGGGGATCCAGCACTGATGGCGGCGTTGGATGCAAGATTGATTTTAATCATGCATCCCCCTTTTCTCTAAGAGCAAGACCCGTTACTACACCAGCAAAAGAACTGATCTGATCTAAATATTCAGGAGAGAATTTTTTAGGATTGGCCTTCACTCTTAAGAACGGATTGAAGGGTTCCATCAAAATACCCGTTACGCGTGACACTGTTTCAATAAGACCCGAAGTTGCCGAACTTCCGCCAGTATAAAAACAACGATTTAGAACAAGGCCATTTGTTGTGGCACTTAAAAAGTCTAAACTGCTGCGGATCTCTTCCGTCACGGCTTCATTGGTTGCACTAATGATACTGTGAACTTCATCGGGCACTTCGCGACGGGAAACGGCGCTGAGTTTTAAAGCTTCTGCTTCACCGACAGTGACACCCATCGCTTTATGGATCTCATTTGTATAGTTAGCGCCACCCACAGGAATATCGCGGCAGAAAATAACTTCCCCGTTTTGAACGACGACGAAGTTCGTAATTGAAGCACCGAAATTTAAGATACCGATGATTTCACCTGGGATTTTTCCGTAGTTCAATTCAAAGGCGTTCGCTAATGCAAAACCGCTGACGTCAAGAACCCCACAAGTTAAACCACTGACCTCGATCACTTGGGTGTATTGCGTGACCAGCTCATTTTGAGCAGCAATAAGAAGAATATCCATTGTGTCTGGGGAACTGCTGGCTGCAAGAATGTGATGGGCTAAGCTGATATTGTTGATATCAAAAGGAATGTATTGTTCAGCCTCAAAACGAATTTGGTCTTTAATCAATTTTTTATCCATACGGGGAATGGTGATTTTCTTAACGATCACGGCAGTTCCCCACATGGCAGTGGCAATATTTTTTCGTTTTGTTTTTACTTCGTTTATTAATGACTGAATCGCGATTCCGACAGAAGCAATGTCGACGATCTCCCCGCCAGTCACGGAGTTCGGAGGAGTGGGTGCAAAACCAAAAGAAAGCAGTTGGGCTCCTTTTCCATTGAAGTCCATCTCAGCTAACTTAATCGAACTCGTTCCGATATCGAGTCCTATAACT
This is a stretch of genomic DNA from Bdellovibrio reynosensis. It encodes these proteins:
- a CDS encoding PilN domain-containing protein, with amino-acid sequence MIKINLASNAAISAGSPISANLGISSDTFLAPDEVRKEALKRLIVILMGPLGFFIYENQNVPAKIAELNAKQQMLAELQNYNSRQAASVAEIKKFKEDEALIEARISALEKIAKDRQREIRVLDLLQTVIPEKAWLTRIQVNPDKVNVQGLALSDFEVSQFLEALTKSVFLMDVNLVSSSEITQEGVVLKKFEISCVLERAE
- the pilM gene encoding type IV pilus assembly protein PilM produces the protein MFFKSKKVIGLDIGTSSIKLAEMDFNGKGAQLLSFGFAPTPPNSVTGGEIVDIASVGIAIQSLINEVKTKRKNIATAMWGTAVIVKKITIPRMDKKLIKDQIRFEAEQYIPFDINNISLAHHILAASSSPDTMDILLIAAQNELVTQYTQVIEVSGLTCGVLDVSGFALANAFELNYGKIPGEIIGILNFGASITNFVVVQNGEVIFCRDIPVGGANYTNEIHKAMGVTVGEAEALKLSAVSRREVPDEVHSIISATNEAVTEEIRSSLDFLSATTNGLVLNRCFYTGGSSATSGLIETVSRVTGILMEPFNPFLRVKANPKKFSPEYLDQISSFAGVVTGLALREKGDA